The following proteins come from a genomic window of Vibrio vulnificus NBRC 15645 = ATCC 27562:
- a CDS encoding undecaprenyl-phosphate glucose phosphotransferase, protein MNNKGLIRSHETEFSFLYRLADLTIIIGFMALLTLYHLAAIPKDYLMLAIVSGLIFILFAESAQLYRSWRTSSIRQQLTLACAAWLATSLLQIAIHFFTKTLDTYNEDIVTPWLLITPILLMCWRILFRSTLSYLRRLGLNTRTAIIVGQTPHGITLANELKNHTEHGVIFQGFYDERTVERDESNADYPIKGNVADALSKAKNGEVDYVYIAMPMHANERIAKFLHQFSDTTANTYLIPDFFTYNLLHSRWDQIGQVQTLSVFDTPFAGFSSWLKRFEDIVFSSLILLLISPILIAIAIGIKCTSRGPVIFKQDRYGLDGRKIRVWKFRSMTTMEQGSDVKQATKNDPRITPFGGFLRRTSLDELPQFINVLQGTMSIVGPRPHAVSHNEEYRQIVDRYMLRHKVKPGITGWAQINGYRGETDTLDKMEKRVEFDLDYIHRWSIWMDIKIIFLTVFKGFTGSNAY, encoded by the coding sequence ATGAATAACAAAGGATTGATTCGCTCACATGAGACTGAATTTTCTTTTCTGTATCGCTTGGCAGATCTAACGATCATCATCGGCTTTATGGCCTTGCTGACACTTTATCATTTGGCTGCCATTCCAAAAGACTACCTGATGTTAGCAATCGTCTCAGGGCTCATCTTTATTCTCTTTGCCGAAAGCGCGCAGCTGTATCGCTCATGGCGTACCAGTTCGATTCGACAACAGCTCACCTTGGCCTGCGCAGCGTGGCTAGCAACAAGTTTGCTGCAAATTGCCATTCACTTCTTCACCAAAACTCTGGATACCTACAACGAAGATATTGTAACCCCTTGGTTACTTATTACACCGATTCTACTCATGTGCTGGAGGATACTTTTTCGCTCGACTTTATCTTACCTCCGTCGCTTGGGACTAAACACACGTACCGCTATCATTGTTGGCCAAACACCGCATGGCATCACCTTGGCCAATGAACTAAAAAATCACACTGAGCACGGCGTGATCTTTCAAGGTTTCTATGATGAAAGAACCGTCGAGCGAGACGAGAGCAATGCAGACTATCCGATCAAAGGCAATGTTGCAGACGCATTGAGCAAAGCGAAAAATGGCGAAGTCGATTACGTCTATATTGCGATGCCAATGCACGCTAACGAACGTATCGCCAAGTTTCTACACCAGTTTTCAGACACCACCGCAAACACCTATCTCATTCCTGATTTCTTTACTTACAATCTGCTTCACTCTCGTTGGGATCAGATTGGGCAAGTCCAAACTCTCAGCGTCTTTGACACTCCGTTTGCCGGTTTTTCATCATGGCTTAAGCGTTTTGAAGATATCGTTTTTTCCAGCCTAATACTGCTGTTAATTTCACCAATCCTCATTGCAATCGCCATTGGTATCAAGTGCACATCTCGCGGTCCCGTGATTTTTAAGCAAGATCGATATGGTCTAGATGGACGCAAAATTCGCGTATGGAAATTTCGTTCCATGACGACCATGGAGCAAGGCTCTGACGTAAAACAAGCAACAAAAAATGACCCTCGGATTACACCATTTGGCGGTTTTCTGCGCCGTACGTCACTCGATGAGCTGCCCCAGTTCATTAACGTACTTCAAGGAACCATGTCCATTGTTGGCCCTCGTCCTCATGCGGTTTCGCACAACGAAGAATATCGCCAGATCGTTGATCGCTACATGCTTCGCCATAAGGTAAAACCAGGCATCACAGGATGGGCGCAAATCAACGGTTATCGTGGCGAAACCGACACCCTAGACAAAATGGAAAAGCGCGTTGAGTTCGACTTGGACTACATCCATCGTTGGTCAATTTGGATGGACATCAAAATCATCTTTCTCACCGTGTTTAAAGGCTTTACTGGTTCTAATGCTTACTAA
- a CDS encoding GumC family protein, with the protein MNENQTNRYYIGNKELFQFGSYLKVLRKHWFSIVTLSLVITLAATWFIYSKPSIYQATATILIQEEQRNALSIEEVYGLDTTKKEYFQTQIAILQSNHIADKIIQQFDLTNHPHFTGSSSLKTKLNELKSVPLIQDLLNVSPNPTETNEYHSSYYEALQSYKNRVDIDPIRNTQLVKVSFRSADPKLAAEIANAIGQAYIDSNFEAKLAVTQNATNWLDSNARQLEDKLHKSEQALQQFLTTEGLVDINGIDDIYANELEELSKKLNIAIEKRIQAQTLSDLLLRKSAQNLDSLLSIDEFANQAQIRELKMLESNAEKLVGELSQRYGPKHDKMIQAKAQLQNIQARSQQLIMEMVLSKQQDLKVAQSFENSIRREMSNKKAEIQLVGGKKAEYEKLKRDVESNRELLKAFVNREKETTATSDFRNVNARFTDKALEPLFPIAPQRLKLVIICAVFALFFSSAAAIILDMIKDVIRTPEDVENKLGLSCIGTIPYVRSRKLRKPGVSFQAYLDPQNRVFSEACRSIRTSLLLRLVNSKQKVLVFTSAIPEEGKTATCINIASTFSNLERVLLIDCDLRRPSLEKRFNIPAQVPGLSNILTMNTPLEECIVRIEEANLDVLTAGLLPPNPQELLSSKRFQNLLNTLQEKYDRIIIDTPPLLSVSDALILGQLAQGLITVIRSDSTKVALAKTALSKQRQHDIPSFGVVISQATTPQEEAHYVQKYAY; encoded by the coding sequence ATGAATGAAAATCAAACAAACCGTTATTACATCGGTAATAAAGAATTGTTCCAATTTGGAAGTTATCTAAAGGTCCTCAGAAAGCATTGGTTTAGTATTGTCACCCTTTCTTTGGTGATTACGTTAGCCGCAACTTGGTTTATCTATTCAAAACCATCGATTTACCAAGCGACGGCCACCATTTTAATTCAGGAAGAGCAGCGCAACGCATTATCGATCGAGGAAGTCTATGGTCTAGATACCACCAAAAAAGAGTACTTTCAGACACAAATAGCGATACTCCAATCTAACCACATCGCTGACAAGATCATCCAACAATTTGATCTTACCAATCATCCACACTTTACGGGGTCAAGCTCGCTCAAAACAAAGCTTAATGAGCTTAAGTCCGTTCCTTTGATACAAGATCTGTTGAATGTTTCACCGAACCCAACGGAAACCAATGAGTATCACTCTTCCTATTATGAAGCGTTACAAAGCTACAAAAACAGAGTTGATATTGATCCGATACGCAACACTCAGTTGGTCAAAGTCAGTTTCCGCTCCGCCGATCCGAAACTCGCAGCAGAAATCGCCAATGCCATCGGTCAAGCCTATATTGATTCCAACTTTGAGGCGAAACTGGCAGTAACGCAAAATGCAACCAATTGGCTGGACAGTAATGCCAGACAATTGGAAGACAAACTACACAAGTCAGAACAAGCACTACAACAATTTCTCACCACAGAAGGCCTCGTCGACATCAATGGCATCGATGATATTTACGCGAATGAATTGGAAGAGCTGAGTAAAAAACTCAACATTGCGATAGAAAAGAGAATTCAAGCACAAACCCTAAGTGATCTTCTGCTGCGAAAATCCGCACAAAACCTCGATAGCCTGCTTTCGATCGATGAGTTCGCTAATCAAGCCCAAATACGCGAACTCAAAATGCTGGAGAGTAACGCAGAGAAATTAGTGGGTGAACTTTCACAGCGTTATGGCCCTAAACACGACAAAATGATTCAAGCAAAAGCCCAATTACAAAATATCCAAGCGCGTTCGCAACAGTTGATCATGGAAATGGTGCTGAGCAAACAACAGGATCTCAAAGTAGCTCAGAGCTTTGAAAACAGCATTCGTCGAGAAATGAGCAACAAGAAGGCCGAAATCCAATTAGTGGGCGGAAAAAAAGCGGAATATGAGAAACTCAAACGAGATGTTGAAAGTAATCGAGAACTGCTCAAAGCGTTTGTAAACCGCGAAAAAGAGACCACGGCGACCAGTGATTTTCGTAACGTCAATGCTCGTTTTACAGACAAAGCTCTCGAACCACTTTTCCCTATTGCTCCGCAACGACTAAAACTCGTCATCATCTGTGCGGTGTTTGCGCTGTTTTTCTCATCTGCCGCAGCCATCATCTTAGATATGATTAAAGACGTGATCCGTACACCCGAAGATGTTGAGAACAAACTCGGTTTAAGCTGTATTGGTACCATACCTTACGTTCGCAGTCGCAAATTACGTAAACCAGGCGTCAGTTTCCAAGCCTATCTTGATCCTCAAAATCGCGTGTTTAGCGAAGCGTGTCGCTCCATCCGAACCTCGCTACTGTTACGTCTGGTGAACAGTAAGCAAAAAGTCTTGGTCTTTACGTCAGCCATACCTGAAGAAGGGAAAACCGCCACTTGTATCAACATCGCATCGACCTTCTCAAACTTAGAACGTGTACTTTTGATCGATTGCGATTTACGCCGACCTTCGCTAGAAAAACGTTTCAATATTCCCGCACAAGTTCCGGGTTTAAGCAACATCCTGACTATGAACACACCTTTAGAAGAGTGCATCGTTCGAATCGAAGAAGCGAATCTCGACGTCTTAACCGCGGGTCTGCTTCCGCCAAATCCACAAGAATTGCTGTCGTCAAAGCGATTCCAAAATCTCCTAAACACACTACAGGAAAAATACGATCGCATCATTATTGATACTCCTCCACTGCTTTCCGTCAGCGATGCATTGATTCTTGGCCAGTTGGCTCAAGGATTGATTACCGTCATTCGCTCAGACTCTACCAAAGTCGCTTTGGCTAAAACGGCGCTGTCGAAACAACGTCAGCACGATATTCCTTCATTTGGCGTTGTTATTTCTCAAGCAACAACACCACAAGAGGAAGCCCACTATGTCCAAAAATACGCTTATTAA
- a CDS encoding polysaccharide biosynthesis/export family protein yields MKFLLKVLLGLSLILAPYVSASISDAGYQLNSGDSISILVYGEDDLSIPNILLTSDGQIDYPYLGRVLVKGKTPKELKEEIEQKLKGDYLVNPKVMVSINKFRAFYVNGEVRRPGSFEYQPGLTIEKAIAIAGGLTDRASRSNIHLTQSQNGETIKKVSLSQKVSPGDIVVIEQSFF; encoded by the coding sequence ATGAAATTTTTACTCAAGGTGCTACTAGGGTTAAGTCTGATTCTGGCACCCTATGTCTCTGCATCAATATCCGACGCGGGCTACCAACTAAATAGTGGCGATTCGATATCCATTTTGGTGTATGGCGAGGATGACTTATCGATTCCCAATATTTTACTCACCTCCGATGGCCAAATTGACTACCCCTATTTAGGCCGAGTGCTGGTAAAAGGGAAAACCCCTAAAGAACTAAAAGAAGAGATCGAGCAAAAGCTAAAAGGGGACTATTTAGTGAACCCCAAAGTCATGGTCTCGATTAATAAGTTCCGCGCCTTTTATGTTAATGGCGAAGTAAGGCGTCCCGGTAGTTTTGAATATCAACCTGGATTGACCATTGAAAAAGCCATTGCCATTGCCGGAGGGCTAACAGACAGAGCCTCTCGTAGCAATATTCATCTCACACAAAGCCAAAATGGCGAAACCATAAAAAAAGTCTCACTAAGCCAGAAAGTGTCTCCTGGCGATATTGTCGTAATTGAACAGAGCTTCTTCTAG
- a CDS encoding outer membrane beta-barrel protein — MKRYTGFALGLLPVWVGAVEPLAFTTESGIEFIPTLHTYYRFDDNIAKQEAESSHVSTIGVKPALLARIDRNQYKADFIYVADFGRSSDEQNDYLDHKFQTTNYFTFNHRNRLVLDYQFRLGHETRGEGLTEGEQISLALPELITFQSNQLKSNYVFGAIGSQGRLEFGLNYLDKTFTKYENGTSTLTATKYSDFRTPSLHSEFYYRLRPETYWLVGSQLHLTEYLHERESVASRDGTSTFVYTGVSWEITGKTKGTAKLGYQIKEFDDKQRATFEGLSWDIGLSWQPQEHTIWTLLTTQAAVNPEQDGDYNLQTRYSLQLDQAWNSYFVTSLKGLYQQDDYTGSYQSGVLRKEERFQLSAEAQYQFRRWARIDAAWQYQDKTSNWSGYSFDQHIWTVTARLSL; from the coding sequence ATGAAACGCTATACCGGATTTGCCTTAGGTTTGTTACCCGTTTGGGTGGGTGCGGTCGAGCCACTTGCGTTTACGACCGAATCCGGCATTGAGTTTATCCCGACACTTCATACTTACTATCGATTTGATGACAATATCGCCAAGCAAGAAGCTGAATCCTCTCATGTCTCCACGATAGGTGTAAAACCCGCCCTATTGGCAAGGATTGACCGAAATCAGTACAAAGCGGATTTTATTTATGTTGCAGATTTTGGCCGTTCTTCAGATGAGCAGAATGACTATTTAGACCACAAGTTTCAAACAACCAATTATTTTACTTTTAATCATCGTAATCGTTTGGTTTTGGATTACCAGTTCCGCTTGGGTCACGAAACGCGTGGAGAAGGTCTGACCGAAGGTGAACAAATATCCTTAGCACTTCCAGAGCTCATCACATTTCAATCGAATCAGTTGAAAAGTAACTATGTGTTTGGTGCTATTGGTTCGCAAGGAAGGCTAGAGTTTGGCCTTAACTATTTAGACAAAACGTTTACCAAATATGAAAACGGCACCAGCACTCTGACAGCAACCAAATACAGCGATTTTAGAACCCCGTCTCTCCATAGTGAGTTCTACTATCGTCTGCGCCCTGAAACGTATTGGTTAGTCGGCTCCCAGCTTCACCTCACTGAGTATTTACATGAACGAGAATCCGTTGCCTCACGCGATGGAACCAGTACTTTTGTTTATACCGGTGTTAGTTGGGAAATAACCGGTAAAACCAAAGGCACCGCCAAGCTCGGCTATCAGATCAAGGAGTTTGATGACAAGCAACGCGCTACATTCGAAGGACTCAGTTGGGATATTGGCCTCAGTTGGCAACCTCAAGAGCATACGATCTGGACTTTGTTAACCACGCAAGCCGCGGTCAATCCAGAACAAGACGGTGACTACAACCTACAAACTCGCTACTCACTTCAGCTTGACCAAGCATGGAACAGTTATTTCGTCACGTCCCTAAAAGGACTCTATCAACAAGACGATTACACTGGCTCCTACCAAAGTGGCGTACTACGAAAGGAAGAGCGGTTTCAGCTTAGCGCAGAAGCCCAATACCAATTCCGGCGCTGGGCGAGAATTGACGCGGCTTGGCAGTACCAAGACAAAACATCCAACTGGTCTGGATACAGCTTTGATCAACACATTTGGACAGTGACCGCTAGGCTGTCGTTATAA
- the malE gene encoding maltose/maltodextrin ABC transporter substrate-binding protein MalE — MKNALSAVALGTLVALGSFGAHAAIEEGQLTIWINGDKGYNGLAEVGKKFEADTGIKVTVAHPDALQDKFPQTAATGDGPDIVFWAHDRFGGYAEAGLLAEIKPSKQVQEGIVDFAWDAVKYDGKIIGYPIAVESLSLIYNKDIVPNPPKSWEEVEALNAKLKKEGKSAIMWNLKEPYFTWPLMAADGGYAFKYTSEGYDVKDAGIAKDGVKDAMNFVKSLVEKGIISPDMDYSVSESAFNQGKTAMTINGPWAWGNIEKSGINYGVTTLPKFNGQSSKPFVGVLTAGISTASPNKDLAVEFIENYLLTNDGLRMVNNDKPLGAVALNSFQRELDADARIAATMDNAMNGEIMPNIPQMNAFWGAAKNAIVNVVDGRQTVDAALADAEKQMTK, encoded by the coding sequence ATGAAAAATGCTCTAAGCGCTGTCGCACTAGGTACTCTTGTTGCACTGGGTTCTTTCGGTGCACACGCTGCCATTGAAGAAGGACAACTGACTATCTGGATCAACGGTGACAAAGGTTACAATGGTCTAGCAGAAGTAGGCAAAAAGTTTGAAGCAGACACAGGTATTAAAGTGACGGTTGCTCACCCAGATGCGCTGCAAGATAAATTCCCACAAACGGCAGCAACGGGTGACGGTCCTGATATCGTATTCTGGGCGCATGACCGTTTCGGTGGTTACGCAGAAGCGGGTCTGTTGGCTGAAATCAAACCTTCTAAACAAGTTCAAGAAGGCATTGTGGATTTCGCATGGGACGCAGTGAAGTACGATGGCAAGATCATCGGCTACCCAATCGCGGTAGAGTCTCTATCTCTTATCTACAATAAAGATATCGTTCCAAACCCACCAAAGAGCTGGGAAGAAGTGGAAGCGCTAAACGCGAAACTGAAGAAAGAAGGCAAATCTGCCATCATGTGGAACCTAAAAGAACCGTACTTCACATGGCCACTAATGGCAGCTGATGGTGGTTACGCGTTCAAATACACTTCTGAAGGTTACGACGTTAAGGACGCAGGCATCGCGAAAGATGGCGTGAAAGACGCAATGAACTTCGTTAAATCGCTGGTTGAGAAAGGCATCATTTCTCCAGACATGGATTACTCAGTCTCTGAATCTGCATTTAACCAAGGCAAGACGGCGATGACCATCAACGGTCCTTGGGCGTGGGGCAACATTGAGAAGTCTGGTATCAACTACGGTGTGACTACACTGCCTAAGTTCAATGGTCAATCTTCTAAGCCTTTCGTTGGCGTTCTTACTGCGGGCATCTCAACGGCATCACCAAACAAAGACCTAGCGGTAGAGTTCATTGAGAACTACCTACTGACAAATGATGGCCTACGTATGGTGAACAACGATAAGCCGCTAGGTGCTGTTGCACTGAACTCGTTCCAACGTGAGCTTGATGCAGATGCTCGTATTGCGGCGACAATGGACAACGCAATGAACGGCGAAATCATGCCAAATATCCCACAAATGAATGCATTCTGGGGTGCGGCGAAAAACGCGATCGTTAACGTAGTGGATGGTCGTCAAACTGTGGATGCTGCTCTGGCTGACGCAGAAAAACAAATGACAAAATAA
- a CDS encoding glycosyltransferase, with the protein MVERLRNADIYLHTAAWEGMPLTILEAAKLTRPMVIRKIGATKDLDYHPSQYPSARNGKTDHPLRRHFDTIHSNSTVVI; encoded by the coding sequence GTGGTAGAACGCCTTCGCAATGCGGACATCTATTTACACACAGCAGCATGGGAAGGGATGCCTCTTACGATTCTCGAAGCGGCTAAACTGACTCGTCCTATGGTCATTCGCAAAATCGGCGCAACAAAAGATCTGGATTACCATCCTAGCCAGTACCCGTCCGCAAGAAATGGCAAAACAGATCATCCACTGCGTAGACACTTCGATACCATTCATTCCAACAGTACTGTAGTGATATGA
- the malK gene encoding maltose/maltodextrin ABC transporter ATP-binding protein MalK encodes MASVTLKNVCKAYGDVLISKNVDLEINEGEFVVFVGPSGCGKSTLLRCIAGLEDITSGDLYIGEERMNDVEPSKRGVGMVFQSYALYPHLNLYDNMSFGLKLAKADKKEIDKRVEQAAEILQLGHLLERLPKALSGGQRQRVAIGRTLVSQPKVFLLDEPLSNLDAALRVQMRAQITKLQRQLGCTMIYVTHDQVEAMTMADKIVVLDGGFVSQVGKPLELYHYPENRFVAGFIGSPKMNFMSVQIVDVESERVQVKLSNGVTFWVPVDGTTVNKGDRMSLGVRPEHLVSSAQGDAVIDGEVMIVEKLGNETQVYLNLESADADVIYRQPDTLDVDSGDRLEIGIPAHRCHLFHSDGRACKRLFNEKGVER; translated from the coding sequence ATGGCGAGTGTCACGTTAAAAAATGTTTGTAAAGCGTATGGCGACGTATTGATTTCTAAAAACGTTGATCTTGAGATCAACGAAGGCGAATTCGTAGTATTTGTCGGTCCATCGGGTTGTGGTAAATCGACATTGCTTCGTTGTATTGCAGGGTTAGAAGACATCACCTCTGGCGATCTTTATATCGGTGAAGAGCGTATGAATGATGTAGAGCCATCGAAACGTGGCGTAGGCATGGTTTTCCAGTCTTATGCACTTTATCCGCACCTAAATCTCTATGACAACATGTCATTCGGCCTTAAGTTAGCGAAAGCAGACAAAAAAGAGATCGACAAACGCGTAGAGCAAGCCGCTGAAATCCTACAACTTGGCCACCTACTCGAGCGTCTGCCAAAAGCCCTTTCGGGTGGTCAGCGTCAACGCGTGGCAATTGGTCGTACCCTTGTTTCACAGCCAAAAGTGTTCCTACTCGACGAACCCTTGTCTAACCTAGACGCAGCTCTACGCGTGCAAATGCGTGCCCAGATTACCAAACTGCAACGTCAACTTGGCTGTACCATGATTTACGTTACGCACGACCAAGTCGAAGCAATGACCATGGCTGACAAAATCGTGGTACTCGATGGCGGTTTTGTCTCTCAAGTTGGTAAACCCCTAGAGCTGTACCATTACCCTGAAAATCGTTTTGTTGCTGGCTTCATTGGTTCGCCAAAAATGAACTTTATGAGTGTGCAAATCGTGGATGTAGAGAGCGAACGCGTTCAAGTTAAGCTATCAAACGGCGTGACTTTCTGGGTCCCTGTGGATGGAACAACCGTCAACAAAGGTGATCGCATGTCTCTGGGAGTACGTCCTGAGCACCTAGTCTCCTCTGCACAAGGCGACGCAGTGATCGATGGTGAAGTGATGATCGTCGAGAAGCTGGGTAATGAAACGCAAGTCTACCTCAACCTAGAGAGTGCCGATGCGGATGTAATCTACCGCCAACCAGATACGTTGGACGTGGATTCTGGCGATCGCTTAGAAATTGGTATCCCAGCTCATCGCTGCCACCTATTCCACAGCGATGGCCGTGCGTGCAAGCGCCTATTTAATGAAAAAGGCGTAGAGCGTTAA
- a CDS encoding glycosyltransferase: MRILHIINDLSKNGGAQKFLVDLVTGEEAKYDIKILVLCHENDYLETLSHHGIECYVWQTLTFKEKWALFRWPDIVHGHLYPSIYLALLALGKKKLQTEHSSSNRRRDYPAFKFMEYLLYLSHDLTVSISEKVQEELIKFMPNFRQKYKVINNGVDLSCFSMSARTGIKHPAQIKIGMVGRLHEHKDHEALIRAVALLPTQYQLHLAGDGQKREALESLAQQLDITNRVFFHGVVTDIPTFLEQMDLYVQSSLIEGFGLAAVEAMAAGLPVLSSNVPGLDDVIGNASYLFEVSNSEELANKIIQVCDSNENYSVASKYSISRCKEFTIEKFRDSYYKAYDGLFIQG, from the coding sequence ATGAGAATTTTACATATTATCAATGATCTATCTAAAAATGGTGGCGCGCAGAAGTTTTTGGTCGACCTCGTTACTGGCGAAGAGGCTAAGTACGACATAAAGATTCTGGTGCTTTGCCACGAAAATGATTATCTCGAAACGCTCAGTCATCATGGCATTGAGTGTTATGTATGGCAAACACTCACCTTTAAGGAAAAATGGGCTTTGTTTCGCTGGCCAGACATTGTTCATGGGCATCTTTATCCGTCGATCTATCTTGCACTGCTTGCCTTAGGTAAGAAAAAGCTGCAGACAGAACACAGTTCAAGCAATAGAAGACGCGACTATCCGGCATTTAAGTTTATGGAGTATCTCTTGTATCTAAGCCACGATCTTACCGTCAGTATTAGCGAGAAGGTGCAGGAAGAGTTGATCAAGTTCATGCCGAATTTTCGTCAGAAATACAAAGTCATTAACAATGGCGTTGATCTGTCATGCTTTTCGATGTCCGCGAGAACAGGCATCAAACATCCGGCTCAAATCAAAATAGGCATGGTGGGTCGACTGCATGAGCATAAAGATCATGAAGCGCTGATTAGAGCCGTCGCCCTACTCCCAACACAATACCAGTTACACCTAGCTGGCGATGGCCAAAAGCGAGAGGCGCTGGAATCTCTCGCTCAGCAGTTAGATATCACGAATCGAGTGTTTTTTCATGGTGTCGTCACCGATATCCCTACTTTCTTAGAGCAAATGGATCTCTATGTACAGTCTTCCCTCATTGAAGGATTTGGGTTGGCGGCTGTAGAAGCCATGGCGGCAGGTTTGCCTGTATTGAGCTCGAATGTTCCAGGATTGGATGATGTCATCGGCAACGCTAGTTATTTATTTGAAGTTTCTAACAGTGAAGAACTGGCGAATAAAATAATTCAAGTTTGCGACAGTAATGAGAATTATAGTGTAGCGAGTAAATATTCCATTTCACGTTGCAAGGAATTTACCATTGAGAAATTTAGAGACAGTTATTATAAAGCTTATGATGGACTATTCATCCAAGGATGA